The Temnothorax longispinosus isolate EJ_2023e chromosome 12, Tlon_JGU_v1, whole genome shotgun sequence genome includes a window with the following:
- the LOC139823129 gene encoding uncharacterized protein isoform X1, with product MSAGTQGEIRVGPSHQELVSCQARLPEYRPGIPPGELPPDPEFSKEREELKWVPAMALDGDLLMYLRAARSMAAFAGMCDGGSPDDGCVAASRDDTTINALDTLHSSGYDPGRALQALVKCPIPKSVDKKWSEDETKRFVKGLRQFGKNFARIRKDLLPHKDTPELVEFYYLWKKTPGANNNRPHRRRRQSSLRRIRNTRNSRAGTPKEEVPTPTKDTQPTANISAKEAVSEAETVPVGTPASHNPGGEISSVTEDDNSEEDSDSRDTNTNGTAHSCQHCFSTNSKDYQVAGKDRLLLCAECRSHLKKTGELPPAPPYLFRPVPAESPESPGRMRTRNKAKETPRPARPRRTGGTDTPDQEKQQQQQQQQQTPDKSKKKSSGKADTPKKGQKRSGQVDDACNDEDKDAQKRKRGGGERPESPSESLTTDSNSLMDEPERETEGDANENQPTPPTVAGVAGAEEPVSSPAVTTPEEPSEPTPASTPVPAVIQSLPISVPVIHSLEKKPPGLLDQEPVDQSKMMDQTEDVPLAMTQPLKLEPMPIESTMSPTMSNEEIGKDPEPTQLNLSTSAQQVGPVPSDAGPTTVRNLSQTIPGIITSVGSQATITSSQIPVISPGQQQSGAGIGGLPTSLSMQYVQPPPPQLPVQNVPQNLSQNIPPQMAPNSVPPSAQNMGPTNLRSHVTESLQSSAQTLPQNMTGPPPLNLNISQSVSAGIGGPIGQMPSMPSPPSQPLGLTVMSAESRNAERLADDRLSSERARDSRVSDSRMVSDRIPERASENNEPEQRSEPSNLFQPIQSGGMLPMEKPVGIYNLAGTPPMEPQNLKIKQEIIPPELDPLQSLKEVKVPGFQSSSFPGPSLDNIKKDPDGTSKPPTPSKHSVPPASQTVPSIQPVAASPTPTPTPTPSLPPPPSSIPQPVMHPAQQPSPHMAHPFHPHHPLMHHSLFTAMHPYHPHAYPGYAPLQGGYPSFPPYAYGPVPHAIPPPSPQRSQESSSAMMAAHHASTSSSVTSREEGENLIASHHHSSSMHQQPTNLHHDKLLTISSHSSHSHSSSHSSHSSQRKAMVSATCLTSSSSGHHHHRPPQSQQPQVVPEPKIEQDMDQEPEDSASPRGPSPEPRIEDSECHRSQSAIFLRHWNRGENNSCTRTDLMFKPVPDSKLARKREERSRKQAEREREERDRAAAAAQQARKMTTPEKQPEVCKPPSRGPLEPVVSPYDRYATRPGSYADTPALRQLSEYARPHAAFSPARHPAPPDPMLHYIYGREAAAAQRLELEHLEREKREREIRELRERELSDRLKEELFKGTPRPMPAPPVDPHWLEIHRRYAAAGLAPGPSGPPQALHQFGLYGAPPGPSQLERERLERLGIPTAAGGGPAGGAAGHPVAAHHHGQLEERLALAADPMVRLQMAGISPEYHAHTHAHTHAHTHLHLHPGQQQAQQQAQQQQEAAAAAAGFPLPAAASANYPRPGLMPRDPALALHPAELLGRPYADMAAHHEQLQRHLMMERDRFPAHASLVAHHEEYLSFADGIFSLYPSLSPGRCGHPRFY from the exons ATGTCTGCTGGCACCCAGGGCGAGATTCGGGTTGGCCCTTCGCATCAG GAGTTGGTTTCTTGTCAGGCCCGTTTGCCTGAGTATCGGCCGGGTATACCCCCCGGAGAGCTGCCACCCGATCCAGAATTCTCCAAGGAGCGCGAGGAGCTAAAATGGGTACCAGCCATGGCGTTGGACGGGGATCTGCTCATGTACTTGAGGGCGGCCCGTTCAATGGCCGCGTTCGCCGGTATGTGTGACGGCGGTTCTCCAGATGATGGTTGCGTGGCCGCCTCCCGAGACGACACTACCATCAACGCATTGGACACCCTCCACAGTTCTGGCTATGATCCCGGTAGGGCGCTCCAGGCACTCGTCAAATGTCCCATACCGAAAAGCGTCGACAAGAAGTGGTCCGAGGACGAAACT AAGCGATTCGTCAAGGGCCTACGGCAGTTCGGAAAGAATTTCGCGCGTATTAGGAAGGATCTACTGCCTCACAAAGATACG CCGGAGCTCGtcgaattttattacttatggAAGAAGACGCCGGGCGCAAATAACAATCGACCACATCGGCGACGCAGACAGAGCTCGCTACGGCGAATTCGTAATACGCGCAATTCACGCGCCGGCACACCTAAGGAGGAGGTACCCACGCCAACTAAGGACACACAGCCGACGGCCAACATTAGCGCGAAGGAGGCCGTGTCCGAGGCTGAGACCGTGCCGGTCGGCACTCCGGCCAGCCACAATCCCGGCGGCGAGATCAGTTCCGTGACCGAGGACGACAATTCGGAGGAGGACAGCGACTCGCGTGACACTAATACGAACGGCACGGCACACTCGTGCCAGCACTGTTTCTCCACCAACTCGAAGGATTATCAGGTGGCCGGCAAGGATCGATTGTTACTCTGTGCAGAATGTCGATCACACCTGAAGAAGACCGGGGAATTGCCACCCGCGCCGCCTTATCTATTCCGCCCGGTGCCGGCGGAATCGCCTGAGAGTCCTGGTAGGATGCGCACGCGGAACAAGGCTAAGGAGACACCGAGACCAGCGAGACCGCGACGAACCGGTGGCACGGACACGCCCGATCAGGAgaagcagcagcaacagcagcagcagcaacagacGCCCGATAAGAGTAAGAAGAAATCGTCCGGCAAAGCGGACACGCCCAAGAAGGGTCAAAAACGCTCGGGTCAGGTGGACGACGCCTGCAACGACGAGGACAAGGACGCGCAGAAGCGGAAGCGCGGCGGTGGCGAACGGCCCGAAAGTCCGTCCGAATCTCTCACTACCGACAGCAACTCCCTGATGGATGAGCCGGAGAGAGAAACGGAGGGCGACGCAAACGAGAATCAACCGACGCCGCCGACGGTCGCTGGCGTAGCCGGTGCGGAAGAGCCCGTGAGTAGTCCGGCCGTCACGACGCCCGAGGAACCATCCGAGCCGACACCGGCGTCCACCCCGGTGCCAGCCGTGATACAGAGCCTGCCAATATCGGTACCGGTGATACACAGTCTGGAGAAGAAGCCGCCCGGCTTGCTGGACCAAGAACCAGTGGATCAAAGCAAGATGATGGACCAGACGGAAGACGTGCCGTTAGCTATGACTCAACCATTGAAGTTGGAACCGATGCCAATTGAATCGACGATGTCGCCGACGATGTCCAATGAAGAAATAGGCAAGGATCCCGAACCGACGCAGCTGAACCTGAGCACGTCTGCGCAACAGGTTGGACCAGTTCCCAGCGACGCCGGTCCGACCACGGTTCGCAATCTGTCGCAAACGATACCTGGTATTATAACGAGCGTAGGCTCGCAGGCAACTATCACAAGTTCGCAAATCCCGGTAATATCGCCCGGTCAACAGCAGAGTGGTGCTGGCATCGGTGGACTGCCGACAAGTCTGAGTATGCAATACGTACAACCACCACCGCCGCAGTTACCGGTGCAGAACGTGCCACAGAATTTGTCGCAGAATATACCACCGCAGATGGCACCGAATAGCGTTCCGCCCAGCGCGCAGAATATGGGACCAACGAATCTTCGTAGTCATGTGACCGAGAGTTTGCAGAGTTCCGCGCAAACGCTGCCGCAGAACATGACGGGACCACCGCCATTGAACCTTAACATCTCGCAGAGCGTGTCGGCCGGGATCGGTGGCCCAATCGGGCAGATGCCGTCGATGCCGAGCCCGCCGTCGCAGCCGCTCGGCCTGACCGTGATGTCGGCCGAGAGCAGAAACGCCGAGAGATTAGCGGATGACAGACTGTCGAGCGAGCGGGCTCGAGACAGCAGAGTTTCCGACTCTCGCATGGTGTCAGATCGTATTCCGGAGCGGGCGAGCGAGAACAACGAACCGGAACAACGATCGGAGCCAAGTAATCTGTTTCAGCCAATACAGTCCGGCGGGATGCTGCCGATGGAGAAGCCCGTGGGTATCTACAATCTGGCCGGAACCCCACCGATGGAACCGCAGAACTTGAAAATCAAGCAGGAGATCATCCCACCGGAACTGGATCCTCTGCAAAGTTTGAAAGAAGTCAAGGTACCGGGCTTCCAAAGTTCCTCTTTCCCCGGGCCGAGCTTGGATAACATCAAGAAGGATCCAGACGGCACGAGCAAACCACCAACGCCGAGCAAGCACTCCGTACCACCTGCTAGTCAGACGGTACCATCGATACAGCCGGTTGCGGCGTCGCCGACGCCCACGCCGACTCCGACGCCGAGTTTGCCACCGCCGCCCAGTTCGATCCCGCAGCCAGTGATGCATCCCGCGCAACAACCGAGCCCGCACATGGCACATCCCTTCCATCCGCATCATCCGCTGATGCATCACTCGCTGTTCACCGCCATGCATCCGTATCATCCTCATGCCTATCCGGGATATGCGCCGCTCCAGGGAGGATACCCGTCCTTCCCGCCGTATGCCTACGGCCCAGTGCCTCACGCCATTCCGCCGCCTTCGCCGCAGCGTAGCCAGGAGAGCAGCAGCGCCATGATGGCGGCGCATCACGCCAGCACCAGCTCGAGCGTCACGAGCAGGGAGGAGGGCGAGAACCTGATCGCGAGTCATCATCATTCATCCAGCATGCATCAACAGCCAACCAATTTGCACCACGACAAACTTTTGACCATCTCCTCGCACAGCTCCCACAGCCATTCCTCGTCACACAGCTCGCACAGCAGCCAACGCAAGGCGATGGTCTCGGCAACGTGTCTGACGTCATCTAGTTCCGGGCACCATCATCATCGTCCGCCGCAATCGCAGCAACCGCAGGTCGTGCCAGAGCCGAAGATCGAGCAGGACATGGACCAGGAACCGGAGGATTCCGCCAGCCCCCGTGGACCGTCACCGGAGCCGCGTATCGAGGATTCCGAGTGTCACCGATCGCAGTCGGCGATCTTCCTGAGACACTGGAATCGCGGCGAGAACAACTCGTGCACGCGCACCGACCTGATGTTCAAGCCCGTGCCGGACTCGAAACTCGCGCGGAAGCGCGAGGAACGCTCGCGGAAGCAGGCGGAGCGGGAACGGGAGGAGCGCGATCGTGCCGCCGCTGCAGCGCAGCAAGCCCGGAAGATGACGACGCCCGAGAAGCAGCCCGAGGTGTGCAAACCGCCCAGTCGTGGTCCCCTCGAGCCCGTCGTTTCGCCTTACGACCGTTACGCCACGCGTCCAGGTTCCTATGCGGATACCCCGGCGCTCAGGCAACTGTCCGAATACGCTAGACCGCACGCCGCCTTCTCACCTGCGAGACATCCAGCCCCGCCCGACCCGATGCTGCACTACATTTACGGACGCGAAGCCGCGGCAGCTCAGCGCCTCGAGTTGGAACACTTGGAGCGCGAGAAGAGGGAACGCGAGATACGTGAGCTACGCGAGAGAGAATTAAGCGACCGATTGAAGGAAGAGCTGTTCAAGGGCACACCCAGACCGATGCCGGCGCCACCGGTCGATCCTCACTGGCTGGAGATACATCGTCGATACGCTGCCGCCGGCTTGGCACCGGGTCCCTCTGGACCTCCTCAAGCCTTACACCAATTCGGCCTCTACGGAGCACCACCGGGTCCGAGCCAACTCGAGAGGGAACGACTCGAACGATTAG GGATTCCGACTGCAGCCGGCGGGGGGCCAGCGGGTGGAGCGGCTGGCCATCCCGTGGCGGCTCATCACCACGGCCAGCTGGAAGAACGGCTGGCTCTGGCCGCTGACCCGATGGTCCGATTGCAAATGGCTGGCATCTCGCCCGAATATCATGCTCACACTCACGCGCATACGCATGCGCATACGCACTTGCACTTACATCCGGGACAGCAACAGGCCCAGCAACAGGCTCAGCAACAGCAGGAAGCCGCTGCGGCTGCGGCTGGATTTCCTCTGCCGG CTGCGGCCAGCGCCAATTACCCTCGTCCCGGTTTAATGCCGCGCGATCCCGCCCTGGCGCTTCACCCGGCGGAACTCCTAGGAAGACCTTATGCGGATATGGCGGCGCACCACGAACAGCTGCAACGGCACCTCATGATGGAGCGTGATCGGTTCCCTGCGCACGCGTCTCTCGTGGCACATCACGAGGAGTACCTAAG TTTTGCAGATGGAATTTTTTCCCTATACCCTTCTCTATCGCCCGGTCGCTGCGGTCATCCACGTTTTTATTGA
- the LOC139823129 gene encoding uncharacterized protein isoform X2 — translation MSAGTQGEIRVGPSHQELVSCQARLPEYRPGIPPGELPPDPEFSKEREELKWVPAMALDGDLLMYLRAARSMAAFAGMCDGGSPDDGCVAASRDDTTINALDTLHSSGYDPGRALQALVKCPIPKSVDKKWSEDETKRFVKGLRQFGKNFARIRKDLLPHKDTPELVEFYYLWKKTPGANNNRPHRRRRQSSLRRIRNTRNSRAGTPKEEVPTPTKDTQPTANISAKEAVSEAETVPVGTPASHNPGGEISSVTEDDNSEEDSDSRDTNTNGTAHSCQHCFSTNSKDYQVAGKDRLLLCAECRSHLKKTGELPPAPPYLFRPVPAESPESPGRMRTRNKAKETPRPARPRRTGGTDTPDQEKQQQQQQQQQTPDKSKKKSSGKADTPKKGQKRSGQVDDACNDEDKDAQKRKRGGGERPESPSESLTTDSNSLMDEPERETEGDANENQPTPPTVAGVAGAEEPVSSPAVTTPEEPSEPTPASTPVPAVIQSLPISVPVIHSLEKKPPGLLDQEPVDQSKMMDQTEDVPLAMTQPLKLEPMPIESTMSPTMSNEEIGKDPEPTQLNLSTSAQQVGPVPSDAGPTTVRNLSQTIPGIITSVGSQATITSSQIPVISPGQQQSGAGIGGLPTSLSMQYVQPPPPQLPVQNVPQNLSQNIPPQMAPNSVPPSAQNMGPTNLRSHVTESLQSSAQTLPQNMTGPPPLNLNISQSVSAGIGGPIGQMPSMPSPPSQPLGLTVMSAESRNAERLADDRLSSERARDSRVSDSRMVSDRIPERASENNEPEQRSEPSNLFQPIQSGGMLPMEKPVGIYNLAGTPPMEPQNLKIKQEIIPPELDPLQSLKEVKVPGFQSSSFPGPSLDNIKKDPDGTSKPPTPSKHSVPPASQTVPSIQPVAASPTPTPTPTPSLPPPPSSIPQPVMHPAQQPSPHMAHPFHPHHPLMHHSLFTAMHPYHPHAYPGYAPLQGGYPSFPPYAYGPVPHAIPPPSPQRSQESSSAMMAAHHASTSSSVTSREEGENLIASHHHSSSMHQQPTNLHHDKLLTISSHSSHSHSSSHSSHSSQRKAMVSATCLTSSSSGHHHHRPPQSQQPQVVPEPKIEQDMDQEPEDSASPRGPSPEPRIEDSECHRSQSAIFLRHWNRGENNSCTRTDLMFKPVPDSKLARKREERSRKQAEREREERDRAAAAAQQARKMTTPEKQPEVCKPPSRGPLEPVVSPYDRYATRPGSYADTPALRQLSEYARPHAAFSPARHPAPPDPMLHYIYGREAAAAQRLELEHLEREKREREIRELRERELSDRLKEELFKGTPRPMPAPPVDPHWLEIHRRYAAAGLAPGPSGPPQALHQFGLYGAPPGPSQLERERLERLGIPTAAGGGPAGGAAGHPVAAHHHGQLEERLALAADPMVRLQMAGISPEYHAHTHAHTHAHTHLHLHPGQQQAQQQAQQQQEAAAAAAGFPLPAAASANYPRPGLMPRDPALALHPAELLGRPYADMAAHHEQLQRHLMMERDRFPAHASLVAHHEEYLRQQRERELKVRALEEAARGSRQ, via the exons ATGTCTGCTGGCACCCAGGGCGAGATTCGGGTTGGCCCTTCGCATCAG GAGTTGGTTTCTTGTCAGGCCCGTTTGCCTGAGTATCGGCCGGGTATACCCCCCGGAGAGCTGCCACCCGATCCAGAATTCTCCAAGGAGCGCGAGGAGCTAAAATGGGTACCAGCCATGGCGTTGGACGGGGATCTGCTCATGTACTTGAGGGCGGCCCGTTCAATGGCCGCGTTCGCCGGTATGTGTGACGGCGGTTCTCCAGATGATGGTTGCGTGGCCGCCTCCCGAGACGACACTACCATCAACGCATTGGACACCCTCCACAGTTCTGGCTATGATCCCGGTAGGGCGCTCCAGGCACTCGTCAAATGTCCCATACCGAAAAGCGTCGACAAGAAGTGGTCCGAGGACGAAACT AAGCGATTCGTCAAGGGCCTACGGCAGTTCGGAAAGAATTTCGCGCGTATTAGGAAGGATCTACTGCCTCACAAAGATACG CCGGAGCTCGtcgaattttattacttatggAAGAAGACGCCGGGCGCAAATAACAATCGACCACATCGGCGACGCAGACAGAGCTCGCTACGGCGAATTCGTAATACGCGCAATTCACGCGCCGGCACACCTAAGGAGGAGGTACCCACGCCAACTAAGGACACACAGCCGACGGCCAACATTAGCGCGAAGGAGGCCGTGTCCGAGGCTGAGACCGTGCCGGTCGGCACTCCGGCCAGCCACAATCCCGGCGGCGAGATCAGTTCCGTGACCGAGGACGACAATTCGGAGGAGGACAGCGACTCGCGTGACACTAATACGAACGGCACGGCACACTCGTGCCAGCACTGTTTCTCCACCAACTCGAAGGATTATCAGGTGGCCGGCAAGGATCGATTGTTACTCTGTGCAGAATGTCGATCACACCTGAAGAAGACCGGGGAATTGCCACCCGCGCCGCCTTATCTATTCCGCCCGGTGCCGGCGGAATCGCCTGAGAGTCCTGGTAGGATGCGCACGCGGAACAAGGCTAAGGAGACACCGAGACCAGCGAGACCGCGACGAACCGGTGGCACGGACACGCCCGATCAGGAgaagcagcagcaacagcagcagcagcaacagacGCCCGATAAGAGTAAGAAGAAATCGTCCGGCAAAGCGGACACGCCCAAGAAGGGTCAAAAACGCTCGGGTCAGGTGGACGACGCCTGCAACGACGAGGACAAGGACGCGCAGAAGCGGAAGCGCGGCGGTGGCGAACGGCCCGAAAGTCCGTCCGAATCTCTCACTACCGACAGCAACTCCCTGATGGATGAGCCGGAGAGAGAAACGGAGGGCGACGCAAACGAGAATCAACCGACGCCGCCGACGGTCGCTGGCGTAGCCGGTGCGGAAGAGCCCGTGAGTAGTCCGGCCGTCACGACGCCCGAGGAACCATCCGAGCCGACACCGGCGTCCACCCCGGTGCCAGCCGTGATACAGAGCCTGCCAATATCGGTACCGGTGATACACAGTCTGGAGAAGAAGCCGCCCGGCTTGCTGGACCAAGAACCAGTGGATCAAAGCAAGATGATGGACCAGACGGAAGACGTGCCGTTAGCTATGACTCAACCATTGAAGTTGGAACCGATGCCAATTGAATCGACGATGTCGCCGACGATGTCCAATGAAGAAATAGGCAAGGATCCCGAACCGACGCAGCTGAACCTGAGCACGTCTGCGCAACAGGTTGGACCAGTTCCCAGCGACGCCGGTCCGACCACGGTTCGCAATCTGTCGCAAACGATACCTGGTATTATAACGAGCGTAGGCTCGCAGGCAACTATCACAAGTTCGCAAATCCCGGTAATATCGCCCGGTCAACAGCAGAGTGGTGCTGGCATCGGTGGACTGCCGACAAGTCTGAGTATGCAATACGTACAACCACCACCGCCGCAGTTACCGGTGCAGAACGTGCCACAGAATTTGTCGCAGAATATACCACCGCAGATGGCACCGAATAGCGTTCCGCCCAGCGCGCAGAATATGGGACCAACGAATCTTCGTAGTCATGTGACCGAGAGTTTGCAGAGTTCCGCGCAAACGCTGCCGCAGAACATGACGGGACCACCGCCATTGAACCTTAACATCTCGCAGAGCGTGTCGGCCGGGATCGGTGGCCCAATCGGGCAGATGCCGTCGATGCCGAGCCCGCCGTCGCAGCCGCTCGGCCTGACCGTGATGTCGGCCGAGAGCAGAAACGCCGAGAGATTAGCGGATGACAGACTGTCGAGCGAGCGGGCTCGAGACAGCAGAGTTTCCGACTCTCGCATGGTGTCAGATCGTATTCCGGAGCGGGCGAGCGAGAACAACGAACCGGAACAACGATCGGAGCCAAGTAATCTGTTTCAGCCAATACAGTCCGGCGGGATGCTGCCGATGGAGAAGCCCGTGGGTATCTACAATCTGGCCGGAACCCCACCGATGGAACCGCAGAACTTGAAAATCAAGCAGGAGATCATCCCACCGGAACTGGATCCTCTGCAAAGTTTGAAAGAAGTCAAGGTACCGGGCTTCCAAAGTTCCTCTTTCCCCGGGCCGAGCTTGGATAACATCAAGAAGGATCCAGACGGCACGAGCAAACCACCAACGCCGAGCAAGCACTCCGTACCACCTGCTAGTCAGACGGTACCATCGATACAGCCGGTTGCGGCGTCGCCGACGCCCACGCCGACTCCGACGCCGAGTTTGCCACCGCCGCCCAGTTCGATCCCGCAGCCAGTGATGCATCCCGCGCAACAACCGAGCCCGCACATGGCACATCCCTTCCATCCGCATCATCCGCTGATGCATCACTCGCTGTTCACCGCCATGCATCCGTATCATCCTCATGCCTATCCGGGATATGCGCCGCTCCAGGGAGGATACCCGTCCTTCCCGCCGTATGCCTACGGCCCAGTGCCTCACGCCATTCCGCCGCCTTCGCCGCAGCGTAGCCAGGAGAGCAGCAGCGCCATGATGGCGGCGCATCACGCCAGCACCAGCTCGAGCGTCACGAGCAGGGAGGAGGGCGAGAACCTGATCGCGAGTCATCATCATTCATCCAGCATGCATCAACAGCCAACCAATTTGCACCACGACAAACTTTTGACCATCTCCTCGCACAGCTCCCACAGCCATTCCTCGTCACACAGCTCGCACAGCAGCCAACGCAAGGCGATGGTCTCGGCAACGTGTCTGACGTCATCTAGTTCCGGGCACCATCATCATCGTCCGCCGCAATCGCAGCAACCGCAGGTCGTGCCAGAGCCGAAGATCGAGCAGGACATGGACCAGGAACCGGAGGATTCCGCCAGCCCCCGTGGACCGTCACCGGAGCCGCGTATCGAGGATTCCGAGTGTCACCGATCGCAGTCGGCGATCTTCCTGAGACACTGGAATCGCGGCGAGAACAACTCGTGCACGCGCACCGACCTGATGTTCAAGCCCGTGCCGGACTCGAAACTCGCGCGGAAGCGCGAGGAACGCTCGCGGAAGCAGGCGGAGCGGGAACGGGAGGAGCGCGATCGTGCCGCCGCTGCAGCGCAGCAAGCCCGGAAGATGACGACGCCCGAGAAGCAGCCCGAGGTGTGCAAACCGCCCAGTCGTGGTCCCCTCGAGCCCGTCGTTTCGCCTTACGACCGTTACGCCACGCGTCCAGGTTCCTATGCGGATACCCCGGCGCTCAGGCAACTGTCCGAATACGCTAGACCGCACGCCGCCTTCTCACCTGCGAGACATCCAGCCCCGCCCGACCCGATGCTGCACTACATTTACGGACGCGAAGCCGCGGCAGCTCAGCGCCTCGAGTTGGAACACTTGGAGCGCGAGAAGAGGGAACGCGAGATACGTGAGCTACGCGAGAGAGAATTAAGCGACCGATTGAAGGAAGAGCTGTTCAAGGGCACACCCAGACCGATGCCGGCGCCACCGGTCGATCCTCACTGGCTGGAGATACATCGTCGATACGCTGCCGCCGGCTTGGCACCGGGTCCCTCTGGACCTCCTCAAGCCTTACACCAATTCGGCCTCTACGGAGCACCACCGGGTCCGAGCCAACTCGAGAGGGAACGACTCGAACGATTAG GGATTCCGACTGCAGCCGGCGGGGGGCCAGCGGGTGGAGCGGCTGGCCATCCCGTGGCGGCTCATCACCACGGCCAGCTGGAAGAACGGCTGGCTCTGGCCGCTGACCCGATGGTCCGATTGCAAATGGCTGGCATCTCGCCCGAATATCATGCTCACACTCACGCGCATACGCATGCGCATACGCACTTGCACTTACATCCGGGACAGCAACAGGCCCAGCAACAGGCTCAGCAACAGCAGGAAGCCGCTGCGGCTGCGGCTGGATTTCCTCTGCCGG CTGCGGCCAGCGCCAATTACCCTCGTCCCGGTTTAATGCCGCGCGATCCCGCCCTGGCGCTTCACCCGGCGGAACTCCTAGGAAGACCTTATGCGGATATGGCGGCGCACCACGAACAGCTGCAACGGCACCTCATGATGGAGCGTGATCGGTTCCCTGCGCACGCGTCTCTCGTGGCACATCACGAGGAGTACCTAAG ACAACAGCGTGAGCGCGAGCTTAAAGTTCGCGCACTGGAAGAAGCCGCACGTGGATCGCGTCAATAa
- the LOC139823145 gene encoding protein dj-1beta, with the protein MAEKEKDKEKTAIVLLVDGSEEMEAVIIVDVLRRAGISVTIAGVWDGTCVKCSRNVKICTDALFTDATQDKSYDIVILPGGLNGSKAFTSSAEVGRLLQKQDKENKLIAAICAAPTALKTHNIGKGKRITSYPSMKKELCDDYEYCEDKVVVDGNLITSRGPATAIDFSLTIVKELLDEERAKCVANGLLYEGYK; encoded by the exons AtggcagagaaagagaaggataaAGAGAAAACCGCGATCGTGTTGCTCGTCGATGGATCGGAGGAAATGGAGGCCGTGATAATTGTCGACGTCCTACGGCGCGCCGGG ATTTCAGTCACCATAGCTGGCGTGTGGGATGGCACTTGCGTGAAGTGCAGCCGTAACGTCAAGATCTGCACAGACGCCTTGTTCACCGACGCTACTCAGGATAAGAGTTACGACATTGTCATATTGCCCGGCGGTCTTAACGGATCTAAGGCGTTCACGTCT TCGGCGGAAGTTGGGAGGTTGTTGCAAAAACAGGACAAGGAGAACAAATTAATAGCGGCTATCTGTGCGGCCCCTACAGCCTTGAAAACGCACAACATCGGCAAGGGAAAACGCATCACTTCTTACCCGTCTATGAAGAAAGAGCTGTGCGACGACTACGAATATTGCGAGGATAAAGTGGTGGTTGACG GCAATCTCATAACGAGCCGAGGACCAGCGACTGCTATTGATTTTAGCTTGACCATCGTTAAGGAATTGCTGGACGAGGAGAGAGCCAAATGTGTCGCGAACGGGTTACTATATGAAGGctacaaataa
- the LOC139823143 gene encoding histone-arginine methyltransferase METTL23 gives MPGLEESISHDTSPRPTRAPMSDGDRAVPEQVKRFVFRSRKTQGRAAQDDEREESLEILIPELLQANYSFYTWPCAPVLAWYLWENREDLVGKRVLEIGAGTSLPGILASKCGAVVTLSDSASQPRTLQHIKRCCELNGVVDQVQIVGITWGYFLSSLFSLGQLDLIIGSDCFYEPTVFEDIVVVVAFLLEKNPCARFLCTYQERSADWSIEHLLNKWGLSCVHIALDSLGTNSDVNLHELMQDHTIHLLDIQRAE, from the exons ATGCCCGGTCTAGAGGAGAGTATATCGCACGACACGAGTCCACGACCCACGCGCGCCCCAATGTCCGATGGGGATCGTGCGGTGCCCGAGCAAGTGAAAAGGTTCGTCTTCAGATCGCGGAAGACGCAGGGCCGCGCCGCGCAGGACGACGAGCGCGAGGAGAGCCTGGAGATCCTCATTCCCGAG CTGCTGCAGGCTAATTACAGTTTCTACACCTGGCCCTGCGCGCCAGTGCTCGCCTGGTATCTCTGGGAGAACAGAGAGGACTTGGTTGGCAAGCGGGTTCTGGAGATCGGAGCCGGCACCTCGCTGCCCGGCATCCTCGCCAGCAAGTGCGGCGCCGTCGTGACTTTGAGCGACTCGGCGAGCCAACCGAGGACTCTGCAGCACATCAAGAGGTGTTGCGAGTTGAACGGAGTGGTGGATCAGGTCCAAATTGTCGGCATCACCTGGGGCTACTTCTTGTCCAGCTTGTTCTCGCTCGGACAGCTGGATCTGATCATCGGTTCCGACTGCTTTTACGAGCCCACCGTGTTCGAGGACATAGTGGTCGTCGTGGCGTTTCTGCTGGAAAAGAATCCCTGCGCGAGGTTCCTCTGCACCTACCAGGAACGTAGCGCCGATTGGTCCATAGAGCATCTGCTGAACAAGTGGGGACTGTCGTGCGTGCACATAGCCCTGGACAGTCTCGGTACGAATTCCGACGTAAACCTGCACGAATTGATGCAGGATCATACGATACACTTGTTGGATATACAACGAGCGGAATAA